Genomic window (Palaemon carinicauda isolate YSFRI2023 chromosome 42, ASM3689809v2, whole genome shotgun sequence):
gacaCAATTCTTGTcatcttaataatattaaaattcctAATAGTTGAGCACAATCAAAACAGGGTTACGGAAGTCCTAAAATTACCCGGATATACAGAGTATATAATTAACCAGGAAAGGCAAACTCCACAAACGATaacattttattacaaatattcttTGGAACATGGAATGAGCAAAAGACAAATATCTAAGCTACTTCACAATATATTCATTTGAAAGACTTAGCTGCACAGGACAATGTCATAATATACACAGTAAAGAATACCTTATATTTTACAAAGATGAATTATGCATAGCAGAATTTAATGTCAGTTTAAACTTCGATAGAAAATGCACATAGGTCTATATATTTGCAACGAATGGTACAATTGTACaaaattttccaaaaataattTGCTTTCAACATTTTCAAtgtaaacatacaatatatacatacattgtttatttctttttaaccAATGATATTGAAGCGCAAGCTTAAAGCTATACATCAGTGAAAAAATCTTGTTAGAAATGATGATTATTTCAGAAAATGacgagcgagagagaggagagagagagagaggagagagagagagagagagagagagagagagagagagagagagagagccaaatttGTGGTTCGTTGAGCAGATTGTTGAGAGAGAACAGTTCGTCAGTGACTCCAGGTGAGCTACCCAACATGGCCTCTGATCTCGCCGAGTTTTATTTGCTGGAAAATCAAGAAAATTTCGTTACGAATCTCATCTTTCacagaaatgagagaaaatgtCAAACCAAAATTATATAATGAGAACCACTGAAAATTAAATAACACTAAATATAGTAGATAGATAATGAATTTGAACGTCTCACCTTGTCGAGTTCATCTTTGGTGTCATCTTCAATCTGCCGTATGTTGTCTAGACTTAACCCATACCAAAGATCCATCCAACAGAATATCTGCCTGAAATTATACGTGTTGGTTGTCAAATTTCTGACAGCATTACTCTCCCGTATTTTGATTTTCAAAGAGTATTTCGCGTAATAGCTTCGATGAAAATAATATTAGGAAATCATAAATGAGATTTCAGTTGTGAATGTATTGCGGTATATGTTAagtaaaaatatattcatgtaactattttaataggaaatatatatttacaatacttacgatttgtaagtattgtaaatatatatttcctaataaaaaaaaataatttcctagcTAGGTATCAACCATCGCTTTTACTGCAACCGACCAGTCGGCGAAaaatgattgctctctctctctctctctctctctctctctctctctctctctctctctctctctctctctctctctctctctctcggaactgaAAGTTGTTATTGATGTCCCATGAAAACAGAAAAATCAAAGAATAGGTCATAAATTAAAAAGCATAATAGGTTTACTATGGTTCGACAGTTATGCCTAATCAATAGGCCCATTGATATCACGCTTATATAATAGTTTAACATAACTATTGCGGCCAATGATTCGGAGATTGAAATGGCATCACGTTGGAGAAGCTGGACAGCGAAGATAAGAAAGCGAAGAGAAAGGATGAAAAGTAGAGTCAATAATATTGCCAAGGAACCATATAGTGACGCACGAGCCATTTgctagcaaattctctctctctcctctctctctctctctctctctctctctctctctctctctctctctctctctctctccgttaaaaACGCCCCCACACAACCTCCAACTCTTTTCCCAaagatatttattctttcttttccaagggattgtttatgaatattagGCCTACTTTCAATGacgcttttaattttttctttttattgcagcgAATGCTTGAAACGAATTTTATTCAAATAGTTTCTTGTTTTACCGGCATAAACAGAACAATAAATCAGCCATATGAGTTAATTTACCCTTCAAATATCACACCTGACTAAACATAATTCGCTGATTATGATTGATGATGTAGTTATATAACATCATCGATTTTAGGCATCACTTGATTGATAGGCCTGGGACAACTGATTGTCATAatttatgattaaatcatatatCAGAAAGCaatcaaaataacaattaaataaaccAGTAGGATTTTAGATATATAAAAGGTATAAGTTATACGGAATACCTCCTTCTAACGTAGGGATATATCAATAATTTATTCGTATGAAAGATAATATTCAAAATGAACTGAATTATAAATAGTATTTGAAGATAATTATTAGTTATGCCTAAAAATAGAAATTTTCTACTACCAGAAATATTTTGACGTAGATAAAAGTTGAATGATTTAATACACACTCGTAACAGATATGaataaatcaacacacacacacacacacacacataaatatatatatatatatatatatatatatatatatatatatatatatatatatatatatatatatatatatatatatatatatagatatatatatatatatatatatatatatatatatatatatatatatatatatatatatatatatatagagtaaaattaATCTTGTTAAATAGTTATTGAAATAATTACATACATAGTGCAATAATCAAgttaaaaataatgaattatttatctTAATCTGTTAAATATCCATAATATCAAACTGCATAACtagtaaaatcatttgaatatatacaatttatcataaaaaaatcagCTTACTCAGCCAAATATTCACCGaatgaagtaaaataaaagaaattttaactAACCTGTGGAAAATGGTGAAGATTCGACGCTCAAAATCCTGGATGCTTCTCTCTACCTTCGCCTGAACACCAAACCACTTGAATTCACAGGTCACCAATTTGTAGCAAGTCATCACTGGCTGACACTAAGGGTAAACAGATAAGGAACAATCGAATGAGGTATTAAATTAATTAATCAAATGAGGCATTTGAtctaatcaaaatattattattattattattattattattattattattattattattattattattattattattattattattaattattattattattattattattattacttgctaagctacaaccctagttggaaaagcaggatgctataagcccaggggccccaacagggaaaatagcatacgATTTATTCAAATGAGGTATATATTTGACTTGATCAACGGGGATATCTGATTTAATCAAATAAGGTGATATATGCAATCAAATAAGGCATTTTGATTATTCAAATATGTTATCTAAATTCATCAAATGAGACACTATACTTAATAAAATGAGGTATTTGATTTGATCAAATGAGGTATTTGATTTAATCAAATAATGTATTTGATTTTATCAAATGAGGTATTAGAATTGATAAAAACTGAGGTACTAGAATTGATAAAAATTAGGCATTAGATTTAATCAAATGAGGTAAGCCTATTTGATTTGATCAAATTATGTATTACATTTTAATCAAATCAAATATTATAATGGATAAATATTAGGTGATTTAATCAAATGAGGCATTAGAATTGATTAAACATGAGGTATTAGATTTAATCAAATGAGGCATTAGAATTGATAAAAATTAGGTATTAgatttaatcaaatgaaaaattataatggaTAAATATTAGGTGATTTAATCAAATGAAGTATTAGAATTGATTAAAAATTAGGCATTAGATTTAATCAAATGAGGCATTAGCACTGATAAAAATTAGGTATTAGATTTAATCAAATGAGGTAAGCCAATTTGATTTGATCAAATTAGGTATTAGATTTAatctaaagaaaaattataatggaTAATTATTAGGTGATTTAAGCAAATGAAGTATTAGAATTGATTAAAAATGACGTATTAGATTTAATCAACTGAGGTATTTGATTTAATCAACTGAGGTATTTGATTTAATCAAATTAGGTATTATATTCAATCAAATGAGATATTACAGTTGATAAAAAAGGAGGTATTAGATTTAATCAAATGAGGTATTAGAATTGATTAAAAAATATCCATTATTTTAATCACATGCAGTAGTAGAATTAAACAATATATGAGGTATTACATTTAACCAAAATTATACAGAAAGAATATCCTTATTGTATAATTCCATCGGTCTTATACATCAGCCTAATGTTATTAGACTTGGCTACGCTAACGGCTGACTTTCGACCAGCCTACACCTCCGTGGGAACAGCGCGTGGGTGGCTCGTGTTCCAGATACAGTCGCTCTCTTTCATGGGCGGTTCGCAGAATTTAATAATCCTCCCTGCCTGGATTTTGGTTGCCAGTTTTACTTCATTATCAATCTTCAACAATTCGATTTTGAAAGGccttttatatatgagagatttattctcatgctgttactggtcttagattactttattctaattgttcattaggcctacttctcatatagtatatttattattatatttcctttcctctctgggctatttttccctgttggagcccttgggcttatagcatcctgcttttccaactagggttgtagctttgctaataataataataataataataataataataataataataataataataataataataaatgaaaaatgtgtTTATATTACCAGATTTAATAAGAAAATCATTATCTGAAGCGAAAGATATTCACATACAAGTAGAACTTGTAACGTTTATAATGATGGAAGTCTGTACCCAAGCCTTCAATGTTTCTTCTACCGATGATTTTCTAATTGAtaacgttactctctctctctctctcctctctctctctctcctctctctctctctctctctctctctctctctctctctctctctccaaacaactGCAATAGTCATACACTCAAGTACAAGCGAGTGAGGTTGGGGGCTGTCAATTATTCCTGATTAAACTGAACTACATTTTGATAAGTAACAATCAGTCCTCATTGAAGCCACTTCCATTcatgaagaaaatattttcaagTGCAACATGCAATCAAATGCTGTCGTTGTGACATTTTCAACATATTTATCTAATAACGTTCATCGTGGCATTCTTTATCACAAATAACTTTGATGTTCGTCCAGGTTGATATAAGCGATAACAATCTGAAAGCATTCGCATTATCCAAAGGGCGAAATATCGGTAGCGTGGGCAAGTTGAGTAGGCGttgttgtcattgtttttttttctttctttcttcttctccctCGAACCGACGGAAGGAATTTTGAGAGTGGAACCCGGAGGCTAAAAACCTCATGATTCTGCCAGTCGATCGATCCCGGGGAGAAAGAATAAGATGCTccggccttgagagagagagagagagagagagagagagagagagagagagagagagagagagagagagagagagattgtgtgttaaTTGGAATGTTGGTAAAAGGTAAGCAGAGGAATAAAAAATGCATCGTTAACATATAAAGCGAAGGTGGATAATATCGCAGGAAGCTATATCCGAAAATAGTCTCCTGTgcacccaaaagagagagagagagagagagagagagagagagagagagagagagagagagagagagagagagagagagagagagagagctcttacgtCAGCGGTTTTCTCTCTCTAATTGATTCGAGCGgcacgtgtgttttttttttttctttttttattgccgTACTTCTTGTCTCATGATGCTTTCCTTATTATGAGTCCAATTCGTTTCCGTACGATGGGCGGAAGGTGACATTTCCAACCCCCAACCCAATTTACACCTTATCTCCCCTATCGAGCTAAGTGAACGTGACAGACATTTTCCTCTCCTCTTAACAAGAATGCGACGGTACATCGTTAAAAGGTTGCAAGAGGGAAGGGAAATGAATTCCTAGATGTATGATGTTAAATAAAAGCTTGTTTATATGAAAGTGTTGCAGCTGGAACTTTCTCAATGTCTGATGGGGCAAGTTATAATAGGTTGACCACATACGTTGGCAATACTGCATTCAACGGTTTGAGTCTATACCTTGGCTTTTGCGCCTCGTTGGGATCCAATCTCAAGATCTGCCGTGAATTGACCTGCAAGTCTCAGGTGAATGAGACGTAACCCACATTTTGTTTAAATAGTAAAAATCTAACTCAAATGaagtttaaaataaatattaaagatgTTACTGCTGGTTTGATAAATTAACTCATTACTCTGTCTTAATTTACATAtaattcctcttatttttttgCTACTTGACTATTCAATTTCTTTAGTCCACTCTTCTTCGAGCTGTTGGCTCAGATTTTCGTTAGAGTaggtatgataataatgataatatcaattataactaacaaaaacaacaacgcaGACATCAGTATGGATTTGGATATATGAATCTGAGCCATTGTCCTACGCTAGGCCCGGTGTACTTTTCAAGTTGAGGTGCAGTTGTGAAGAAAAATATGCAGTTGCACCACGCGAATACCTAACTCTCAAATAAGAACTTGAACATCCTTCAGTAATTGTTACAATATGCACCTCTAAGTCCTCCTTCCTTGAATATCTCTCTACGAAATGTTAGTATGATGTTGCCTTTTTGGGGAGCTTTTAAACCCCACAAGGCCTCCAAATACCCTTTCCTTACTCCGTTAGACTTATTTTCTTACCTCTTCCCACCACTTGGGTCCCTTCAGCGGACCCCGGCCAGTTTTTGTCGACTTGAATTTCGACGGATCTTCTTCTTCCTTGTAATCGGAAGGACCGAGAGGGTCATTGACGATATCTATCGGGACCACTTCCACCGACTTCCACTTGTCTAACGGCAGTTTATGTACCTGGAAATGACACCAAAAATTAAGTGTAAATTGTGAGACTGTTCGATTCACTGGAACTCTTTTTCGCCTCGCGAATTTTGTAGGTGATAATGGCAGGAAGCCAACGTTGTATGCTCTgaattactgttttatttttttatttttttattatgatttgaagATTTTGATTAACTTTATCATACAATACTCATgtctgtaaatataaaaatattttttttctattgcaagAGTAATATACAAGTGTATGCatcttacaggtttaaaggccgttcatgaatggcagagacaggggatagtgaccttgccctatcaaagAGGACAATACCcaggagactgaccacatatacatatgatcagcacccaagatagcatcagggagggccaagcagtggctgctgatgacacagcagatagaactataggcttcccaaaacccccatcttaagctcacaaagatggtgaggttgcagcgaccaaagaaactaacgagtttgagcgggacttgtactccagtcaggcgatcaccaagcaagatcgttaccaacaggccacaacaaatctaagacagtttttttttcagttttggtgaccatgtttttttttttttttttttttttttttttttttttttttgtaacgctaTCTTAGTCTTCTTATTCAGTTTATCCCTAATATAATGCCATAACTTGTTCAGGGTTAGTTTCGGGTCTTACTGCCCAATATTTCATATCCCAAAACGACTTTTCATGAATGAAAATTTCCCATACTCACATTTTCTTGAGTGCCTCTGTCTGTGGTGTGAAGACTTTCTATTGCGAGAGTGAAGCTTTCCTTCATGAAAGGGTTCTGGAAACAAAAGCGATCAGTTAATATTGCGGAGAATATCtgaactgaattattattattattattattattattattattattattattattattattattattattattattattattattattattattattattattctctagtcttgagtagtgccataacctctgtaccatggccttccactgtctcgggttagagttctcttgtttgagggtacactcgggcacagtattctatctaatttctcttcctcttgttttgttaaagtttttatagtgtatagaggtaatatttattctaattttactgttctgaaaatagtttatttctccttgtttcctttcctcactgggctattttccctgttgggtaccctgggcttatagcatcctgcttttccaactaggttgttgcttagcaagtaataataataataataataataataataataataataataataataataataatatttataacaaagctacaaccctagttgaaaagcaggatgctataattatgcacaagggatccaatagggaaaaatagcccagcgaggagaggaaataaggaaacaaataaactaaaagagaagctatgaacaattaagataaaatattctaagaacagtaacatcattaaaatagatctttatatataaattataaaaagagatttatgtcagcctgttcaacataaaaaaacctttgctgcaagtttgaacatttgaagttgcaccgattcaactacctgattaggaagatcattacacaatctggtcacaactggaataaaacttctagaatactgcgtaatattgagcctcatgatggggaaggcctgacgtttagaattaactgcatacctagtattcagTGTTGctagatgggttagtgtaaaattccccaaaactcctgatacaaaatccccaaaactcctgatgcaaaatccccaaaacaacccaaaaatccccatttccacaaatatattttcttctgatcatgtaggctttactcattTAGAAGTAactcaccatacttcatatagagtgcaagtaaactaattgcaacaatataacgatttactaatttttgtttcttcttcatagaaatttgtacagaatatccccattagacacccaaaatccccaaatataGTGATAAATCcacatatctggcaacactgccggAGTATTACGAACACATTGGTAGGCCAACTGTCCGGGTAGATGTGGATGCGAACGAACGAACGAATAATAATCCACACCAACGCAGACAGGTATTGCTATTCATTTTGCAGAATATCCGAAATTGGACCGACAGGATTAGTTCCAATCAATCAGTTAATCCAAAGTCCCCTTTTAACGAATATTCTTTACGTCTTATACAATAGTCAATACGATATCCCATATCAGAGTCGAGattcattcccacacacacacacacacacacacacacacacacatatatatatatatatatatatatatatatatatatatatatatatatatgtgtgtgtatactgtatattatatatacacacacaatatatatatatatatatatatatatatatatatatatatatatatatatatatatatattctacacacatatacacacacacacacacatatatatatatatatatatatatatatatatatatatatatatatatatatatatatatatatgtgtgtgtgtgtgtgtatatatatatatattatacacacacacacacacatatatatatatatatatatatatatatatatatatatatatatatatatatatatatatacatataacagatacagtcgtttctactccactggcaggacaaagacctcagatatgcctATACTTATGTCTGGGGttgggccaattttcatcaccatggtcgatactgtggattggtgatggtgggagactt
Coding sequences:
- the LOC137633237 gene encoding phosphatidylinositol transfer protein alpha isoform-like, producing MIIKEYRISLPLTLEEYHLAQLYGVAEVSKHETGGGEGVEVLKNEPFTDESLLGGQFTSGQYTYKVYHLKKKVPTFVRLLAPEGALEFHEESWNAYPYSKTVYYNPFMKESFTLAIESLHTTDRGTQENVHKLPLDKWKSVEVVPIDIVNDPLGPSDYKEEEDPSKFKSTKTGRGPLKGPKWWEECQPVMTCYKLVTCEFKWFGVQAKVERSIQDFERRIFTIFHRQIFCWMDLWYGLSLDNIRQIEDDTKDELDKQIKLGEIRGHVG